One Bartonella kosoyi DNA segment encodes these proteins:
- the virB11 gene encoding P-type DNA transfer ATPase VirB11 — protein sequence MNPNPHTLSDEAVAIVLTKLEPISTFLKDESLFEIVINRPYQVMTEGVNGWETIEAPALSFNELMGIAKVVASYSKQNISDRNPILSATLPGNERIQIVIPPAVEKDTISMTIRKPSSQSFSLEELAHKGLFSLCEQVSFTPLNDYYTRFNELKIIEHNLANAYCNKDFVSFLNQAVKCQKNILIAGKTGSGKTTLSKALIAKIPQDERIITIEDTQELVIPHPNHVSMIYSKDGQGLASVGPKELLESSLRMRPDRILLQELRDGTAFYYIRNVNSGHPGSITTVHASTALAAFEQMTLLVKESEGGGDLERDDIRGLLISMIDIIIQCKRVEGKFKVTEIYYDPFKQRNIFGGD from the coding sequence ATGAATCCAAACCCACACACCCTAAGCGATGAAGCCGTCGCAATTGTTCTCACAAAACTTGAACCTATCAGTACTTTTTTGAAAGATGAGAGTCTTTTTGAAATTGTTATCAATCGTCCCTATCAAGTGATGACGGAAGGGGTTAATGGATGGGAAACGATAGAAGCACCAGCTCTCTCTTTTAATGAACTGATGGGAATTGCGAAAGTTGTCGCGTCCTATTCCAAGCAAAATATATCAGACAGGAATCCAATATTATCGGCTACTCTCCCAGGCAATGAGCGCATTCAAATTGTCATTCCTCCAGCTGTCGAAAAAGACACAATTAGTATGACAATTCGCAAACCCTCATCGCAGAGTTTTTCTCTCGAAGAGCTCGCCCATAAAGGTCTTTTCTCGTTATGTGAGCAGGTTTCTTTCACACCATTGAATGATTATTATACGCGTTTTAACGAACTCAAAATCATCGAGCATAATCTAGCCAATGCCTACTGCAATAAAGACTTTGTTTCCTTTTTAAATCAGGCTGTAAAATGCCAAAAAAATATTTTGATTGCAGGAAAGACTGGTTCGGGTAAAACAACATTATCAAAAGCATTAATTGCCAAAATTCCTCAAGACGAGCGTATTATCACCATTGAAGACACACAAGAATTGGTGATACCGCACCCTAACCATGTCTCAATGATCTATTCAAAAGATGGCCAAGGTTTAGCTTCTGTTGGTCCCAAAGAATTGCTTGAATCATCTTTACGGATGCGTCCTGATCGTATTCTTTTGCAAGAACTTCGAGATGGTACAGCCTTTTATTATATCCGCAATGTCAATTCGGGCCATCCAGGCTCTATCACAACCGTTCATGCCTCAACAGCCCTTGCAGCCTTTGAACAAATGACCCTTTTGGTCAAAGAAAGTGAAGGAGGGGGCGATTTAGAGCGTGATGATATTCGAGGTTTATTGATTTCAATGATTGATATTATCATCCAATGCAAACGGGTTGAAGGAAAATTTAAGGTCACAGAAATTTATTATGATCCCTTCAAGCAACGTAACATTTTTGGCGGTGACTAA
- the virB10 gene encoding type IV secretion system protein VirB10: protein MNNNVDEKNINDRDTIKNAQGKSQQSNVGKAIALVILFSVCLYLAYSTLITEKKQSIESSKEGPKEGKVIKQTELFRPAQPAPPSVEPAHRKNALLPKVELPTPNINQLNSDDPLLEAAQRAPVLAYANTQQGKTNAQANNGTLPHQLDSKPDETTQRFNHLLKPTVLEGIRASTLGNRNYIITMGTSIPCILETAINSDQQGFASCIVSRDILSDNGRVVLLDKGTQIVGEYRAGLKKGQKRLFVLWNRAKTPNGIIISLASPATDSLGRSGIDGDIDNHWLERIGSALLVSLIKDVTNYANKRLSKKQEKEENETISSGQNIANILVENYANIPPTLSKNQGEMVNVFVARDLDFSSVYKLKVIENKKQIVNRAVSRNFYKNSAIP, encoded by the coding sequence ATGAATAACAACGTGGATGAAAAAAATATTAACGATCGCGATACAATAAAAAATGCTCAAGGAAAAAGTCAACAAAGCAATGTAGGCAAAGCAATCGCTCTTGTTATTCTTTTCAGTGTCTGTCTTTATTTAGCCTATTCAACGCTTATCACAGAAAAAAAACAATCGATTGAATCTTCAAAAGAAGGACCAAAAGAAGGAAAAGTTATTAAACAAACAGAACTTTTTCGTCCTGCACAACCTGCCCCTCCCTCCGTTGAACCGGCTCACCGAAAGAACGCTCTGTTACCCAAAGTCGAGCTACCAACACCCAACATCAATCAATTAAATTCTGATGATCCTCTGTTGGAAGCCGCCCAACGTGCTCCTGTATTAGCTTATGCAAATACACAACAAGGCAAAACAAATGCACAAGCAAACAATGGCACTTTGCCACATCAACTTGACAGCAAACCTGATGAGACAACACAGCGCTTCAATCATCTTCTCAAACCTACAGTGCTTGAAGGTATTCGTGCTTCAACCCTTGGCAATCGAAATTATATCATTACGATGGGAACTTCTATCCCCTGTATCTTAGAAACTGCCATCAACAGTGATCAACAAGGATTTGCTAGTTGTATCGTTTCCAGAGATATTTTATCAGACAATGGTCGTGTTGTTCTTCTTGATAAAGGCACCCAAATTGTTGGTGAATATCGCGCTGGTTTGAAAAAAGGCCAAAAACGTCTCTTTGTGCTATGGAATAGAGCAAAAACCCCCAATGGTATCATTATATCCTTAGCTTCACCGGCAACAGACAGTTTAGGACGTTCTGGTATTGACGGTGATATTGATAATCATTGGTTAGAGAGGATTGGATCGGCACTTCTTGTATCTCTCATAAAAGATGTAACAAACTATGCCAATAAACGTTTATCAAAAAAACAAGAAAAAGAAGAGAATGAAACAATCTCTTCAGGACAAAACATTGCAAATATTCTTGTCGAAAATTACGCTAATATTCCTCCAACTTTATCTAAAAACCAAGGGGAAATGGTAAATGTTTTTGTTGCCCGCGATTTAGATTTTTCCAGCGTTTATAAACTGAAAGTTATCGAAAACAAAAAGCAGATTGTCAATCGAGCTGTTTCAAGAAACTTTTACAAAAATTCTGCGATACCTTAA
- the traG gene encoding Ti-type conjugative transfer system protein TraG → MKYTKTQMILILTPIALGALTIFLVPHFLLLITNGLKSDQIYWTLRSEPLLVLALTAAVSLLYNLSQKLHLRKKITFVSLFFFGTIALYYVGSEIKRLSPYVGQQGITWSYALQFMDPMVVFGIIIGTFFSLIQFITTSPPKNKVKRAKKEVFGGAAWMDLREAAKIFPADGQIVVGERYRVDQDNVCKIPFAPGNKTTWGKGGTVPLLTFNLDFGSTHMIFFAGSGGYKTTSTVIPTCLTYSGSIICLDPSTEVAPIVKFARQKMGNRNVIILDPNSLLTKSFNVIDWLLDDSVPRTQREANIVSFSKLLLTDKKSDNSSAEYFSTQAHNLLTALLAHVIFSDEYEDHERNLKTLRGILSQSETAIINQLRMIQETTPSPFIREMVGIFTEMAEQTFSGVYTTASKDTQWLSLSNYADLVCGDDFSSSDIANGNIDVFLNLPASILNSYPAIGRVIIGAFLNAMVTADGNYKKRVLFVLDEVDLLGYMNILEEARDRGRKYGTSLMLFYQSTGQLVNHFGESGARSWFESCSFVSYAAIKDLQTAKEISERCGQMTVEVTGVSKSRGLSLGKSSYNINYQQRALILPHEVIQEMRQDEQIILMQGQPPLRCGRAIYFRRKEMFAASAKNRFAPQKKN, encoded by the coding sequence ATGAAATATACCAAGACACAAATGATCCTTATTTTAACTCCCATTGCCTTAGGGGCTTTAACGATATTTCTTGTCCCTCATTTTTTGTTGCTGATAACCAATGGACTAAAGAGCGATCAAATTTATTGGACTCTTCGTTCAGAGCCTTTATTAGTCTTAGCTCTAACGGCTGCTGTTTCATTGTTGTATAATCTCTCACAAAAACTACACCTACGTAAAAAGATTACTTTTGTTTCCCTGTTTTTTTTTGGAACCATTGCTCTTTACTATGTTGGGAGTGAAATAAAACGCTTAAGTCCCTATGTTGGTCAACAAGGAATAACGTGGAGTTATGCGCTTCAATTTATGGATCCTATGGTTGTCTTTGGCATCATCATTGGTACTTTTTTTTCCCTCATTCAATTCATTACAACCTCTCCACCTAAAAATAAGGTCAAGCGCGCCAAAAAAGAGGTTTTTGGGGGAGCGGCATGGATGGATTTAAGAGAAGCAGCAAAAATCTTTCCTGCCGATGGGCAAATTGTTGTGGGGGAAAGATACCGTGTTGATCAAGATAATGTATGCAAAATTCCATTTGCACCTGGCAATAAAACAACATGGGGGAAAGGTGGAACAGTACCTTTGCTAACCTTTAATCTTGATTTTGGTTCAACCCATATGATCTTTTTTGCTGGTTCTGGTGGTTATAAAACCACAAGTACAGTAATTCCTACGTGTTTAACCTATTCAGGGTCTATTATTTGTCTTGATCCTTCAACAGAAGTTGCCCCAATCGTCAAATTTGCTCGTCAAAAGATGGGCAATAGAAATGTTATTATTCTTGATCCTAATTCACTTTTAACAAAAAGTTTTAATGTCATCGATTGGCTTTTAGACGACAGTGTACCCCGCACACAACGTGAAGCAAATATTGTTAGCTTTTCCAAATTGCTTCTCACGGATAAAAAATCAGACAATTCTTCAGCGGAATATTTCTCGACACAAGCCCATAATCTTTTAACGGCTCTTCTTGCTCATGTGATATTTTCTGATGAATATGAAGACCATGAGCGCAACTTAAAAACATTGCGTGGAATTCTCTCTCAATCAGAAACAGCTATTATCAATCAATTACGCATGATTCAAGAAACAACCCCTTCTCCTTTTATTCGTGAAATGGTGGGTATTTTTACAGAAATGGCAGAACAAACTTTTTCAGGAGTCTATACAACTGCCTCAAAAGACACCCAATGGCTTTCTTTGTCTAATTACGCAGATCTTGTCTGCGGTGATGATTTTTCCTCCTCAGATATTGCCAATGGTAATATAGATGTTTTTCTCAATCTCCCCGCCAGCATTTTAAACAGCTATCCAGCAATAGGACGTGTAATTATTGGTGCCTTTCTCAATGCTATGGTTACAGCAGACGGTAACTATAAAAAGCGTGTTTTATTTGTCTTAGATGAAGTTGATCTTCTAGGCTATATGAATATTTTAGAAGAAGCGCGTGATCGTGGACGTAAATACGGTACATCCTTAATGCTCTTTTATCAATCCACGGGTCAGTTGGTCAATCACTTTGGTGAATCAGGGGCACGTTCATGGTTTGAAAGCTGCTCCTTTGTCAGTTATGCTGCCATTAAAGACCTCCAAACAGCGAAAGAGATTTCAGAACGCTGTGGTCAAATGACCGTTGAAGTCACCGGAGTAAGCAAATCAAGAGGTTTATCTTTAGGAAAGAGTTCTTACAATATCAATTACCAACAAAGAGCTCTCATTTTACCCCACGAGGTTATTCAAGAAATGCGTCAAGATGAACAAATTATTCTTATGCAAGGGCAACCTCCCTTGCGATGTGGCCGTGCCATCTATTTCAGAAGAAAAGAAATGTTCGCTGCTTCTGCAAAAAATCGTTTTGCCCCACAAAAGAAAAACTAG
- a CDS encoding antitoxin VbhA family protein, translating into MKTKTTENRENLLSMSAEELKQRRQTVDAAINTHAIEGIKLHSTTLKILEKYAKGNISLEEFNTLMDNARL; encoded by the coding sequence ATGAAAACCAAAACAACAGAAAACAGAGAAAACCTTTTATCAATGTCAGCAGAAGAATTAAAACAACGCCGCCAAACCGTTGATGCCGCCATCAACACCCATGCGATAGAGGGAATAAAGCTTCATTCCACAACGCTCAAAATTTTAGAAAAATATGCAAAAGGGAATATTTCACTCGAGGAATTTAACACTCTTATGGACAACGCTAGATTATAA
- a CDS encoding BID domain-containing T4SS effector, translated as MPKAKEKTKNIETSSPHHYVYPNTTTLKNKYGITNFDAFTAKYTHDTAKAIVNLREAPLPEKFDSSYLCSIHHQLFKNTFEWAGQTRNVPFTFLDESVTAMPEMKRAEWNNVFANDDEIEEGLQTLNKTLAEKNALRSLTREDFILEAVPLFVSLKNIRPFINGNEHTIHLFFEKLAQAAEHQLDFSLVTKERMLVASVAAIQNDNLEPMQHLFEDISNPQKIHLLKEFMSNMKELGRDINDRSVMVTKEGETYTGTYRGAGHDSLAFNVNGAYIIGNKEHLTPEQLKTLKPGDRFTFTVRQTKELKGILIPEKKLVPLTKNEKAERVAEDACVNTSLKQVQQLAKIVYGNATTLDKQLVAMINDPALGQQLANQIEKNPDSVAHLAGLSLCGLQNHARANAKNHVEMLCTAVVNFSHAVKHAEKEINQEHRAEQERRAKTVEMPSQSLQDLFALPKELQQEVLAKNPGLQKELTSFVKNINSRLSATEHKAVKNNDYETLAQSMGVSENKAKQITQTIQQAKEVHQQASARTVNRSNVLALAS; from the coding sequence ATGCCAAAAGCCAAAGAAAAAACCAAAAATATAGAGACATCTTCTCCTCATCATTATGTCTATCCGAACACCACAACACTCAAAAATAAATATGGAATAACAAACTTTGACGCTTTTACTGCAAAATATACGCATGATACAGCAAAAGCCATAGTTAACCTGCGTGAAGCCCCCCTACCAGAAAAATTTGATAGCTCCTATCTATGCTCTATTCACCATCAATTGTTTAAAAATACCTTTGAATGGGCAGGACAGACCCGCAATGTTCCCTTTACATTTTTAGACGAAAGCGTTACCGCCATGCCAGAGATGAAAAGGGCGGAATGGAACAATGTTTTTGCGAATGATGATGAGATTGAAGAAGGTTTACAAACATTAAATAAAACACTTGCAGAAAAAAACGCTTTGAGAAGCTTAACGCGCGAAGATTTTATTTTAGAAGCCGTACCACTCTTTGTCTCTCTCAAAAATATACGTCCATTCATAAATGGGAATGAACATACAATACACCTCTTTTTTGAAAAGCTTGCTCAAGCAGCAGAGCATCAGCTTGATTTTTCACTTGTTACAAAAGAACGCATGCTGGTTGCTAGTGTTGCAGCAATACAAAATGACAATCTAGAACCGATGCAACATCTGTTTGAAGATATCTCCAATCCCCAAAAAATTCATCTTTTAAAAGAATTCATGAGCAATATGAAAGAACTTGGACGCGATATTAATGATCGTTCTGTTATGGTCACAAAGGAAGGTGAAACTTACACGGGCACCTATAGGGGGGCTGGTCATGATAGCCTTGCTTTCAATGTGAATGGCGCTTACATCATCGGAAATAAAGAACATCTCACACCAGAACAACTCAAAACATTAAAACCCGGTGATAGATTTACCTTTACCGTTCGACAAACAAAAGAGTTAAAAGGTATTCTCATTCCTGAAAAGAAATTAGTCCCTTTGACAAAAAATGAAAAGGCTGAAAGGGTTGCAGAAGATGCTTGTGTCAACACAAGCCTAAAACAGGTCCAGCAATTAGCAAAAATTGTTTATGGCAACGCAACAACATTAGACAAACAGCTGGTCGCAATGATTAACGATCCAGCCTTAGGCCAACAGCTCGCCAATCAGATTGAAAAAAATCCAGACTCTGTCGCTCATCTTGCAGGTTTGAGTTTATGTGGACTACAAAATCATGCCCGTGCAAACGCTAAAAATCATGTTGAGATGCTTTGTACTGCCGTTGTCAATTTCTCTCATGCTGTCAAACATGCTGAGAAGGAAATTAATCAAGAACATAGAGCAGAACAAGAACGTCGCGCCAAAACAGTAGAAATGCCAAGTCAAAGCTTGCAAGATCTGTTTGCCTTGCCAAAAGAATTACAGCAAGAAGTTTTAGCAAAAAATCCTGGACTTCAAAAAGAGCTGACCAGCTTTGTCAAAAACATCAATAGCCGCCTTTCCGCAACTGAACATAAAGCTGTCAAAAATAATGATTATGAAACATTAGCTCAAAGCATGGGTGTATCAGAAAATAAAGCCAAGCAAATTACACAAACCATTCAGCAAGCCAAAGAAGTACACCAACAAGCCAGCGCCCGTACAGTCAACCGTTCAAATGTACTCGCTCTGGCCAGCTAA
- a CDS encoding BID domain-containing T4SS effector, with protein MLEQNYLYKGTPTLKNKYGIKNPKKLYERSAREAAREAVNFRHEPPPLKFDAAYLSLIHWSLFHKTFEWAGQTRDTTFTFEDGSTARMPAMRPKGYEVPFAIGPQIKKELKQLERTLSEKNNLQGLSRQEFAESAAEVFMALEHAHPFRTGNGRVNRMFMEKLGQAAGHSIDFSFTTKGRMTAACIEAMQYGNRQPMKDLFEDITHPQKSLVLKEFISQMRQAGLDEINNRIVVAAKEGIPYEGIFRGSSAEGFVMEVEEGFVVGHKDDLPPEQVKTLRNSDQIRFQKSNVQNVKETLIPQETLAPLNPEELFMKVSNDPYVEASRKEIEHLSKTVYGKAHALKTQLDIITASPNLGNQFADEILENPQSICKLAGRKILDMKSPRRRHAEQIVPQLSQALRDYGTITKQTKDETLGQHQREQERLSHGVEKPGKNLQNLFALPEERQREALLHSPALRQELHTLSRQLHNRLSAEDRKAIQEKDHTRLACLLGTSESKAKEIAQTVKNTRDAQCQIRNLKVSRSSSLALTG; from the coding sequence ATGTTAGAGCAAAATTATCTCTATAAAGGAACCCCAACACTCAAAAATAAATATGGCATCAAAAACCCCAAAAAACTATATGAACGCAGCGCCCGTGAAGCAGCCAGAGAGGCTGTTAATTTTCGTCATGAACCACCACCCCTAAAATTTGATGCTGCTTATCTAAGCTTAATCCACTGGAGCCTCTTCCACAAAACTTTTGAATGGGCAGGTCAAACCCGCGATACAACCTTTACCTTTGAAGATGGCAGCACTGCCCGTATGCCGGCGATGCGCCCTAAAGGGTATGAGGTTCCTTTTGCCATTGGACCACAAATTAAAAAAGAGCTCAAACAACTTGAAAGAACACTAAGCGAAAAGAACAATTTACAAGGTTTATCGCGCCAAGAATTTGCTGAAAGTGCCGCTGAAGTTTTTATGGCGCTGGAACACGCCCATCCTTTCCGAACAGGCAATGGACGCGTCAATCGAATGTTTATGGAAAAACTTGGACAAGCAGCAGGCCATAGCATTGACTTTTCGTTCACCACAAAAGGACGCATGACAGCAGCTTGTATTGAAGCCATGCAATATGGCAATCGCCAACCAATGAAAGATCTTTTTGAAGATATCACCCATCCACAAAAATCTCTTGTTTTAAAAGAATTCATTTCCCAAATGAGACAAGCTGGACTGGATGAAATAAACAACCGTATTGTTGTTGCCGCAAAGGAAGGGATCCCCTATGAAGGCATCTTTAGAGGCTCTTCAGCAGAAGGGTTTGTCATGGAAGTGGAGGAAGGATTCGTCGTCGGACACAAAGATGATCTTCCCCCAGAACAAGTCAAAACATTACGCAATAGCGACCAAATCCGCTTTCAAAAAAGCAACGTTCAAAATGTAAAAGAAACCTTGATCCCACAAGAAACCTTAGCCCCTCTCAACCCCGAAGAGTTATTCATGAAAGTTTCAAATGACCCTTATGTTGAAGCAAGCCGAAAAGAAATCGAACATTTATCAAAGACTGTATATGGTAAAGCCCACGCCTTAAAGACACAATTGGATATCATAACAGCATCTCCAAACTTAGGAAATCAATTTGCTGATGAAATTTTAGAAAACCCTCAGTCAATTTGTAAACTTGCAGGGAGAAAAATCCTTGATATGAAAAGTCCTCGTCGCAGACATGCCGAACAGATTGTTCCACAACTCAGCCAAGCCCTTAGAGATTATGGTACAATAACAAAACAAACAAAAGATGAAACTCTAGGGCAGCACCAAAGAGAACAAGAACGCTTAAGCCACGGGGTTGAGAAACCTGGAAAAAATTTACAAAACCTTTTTGCCTTACCAGAAGAACGACAAAGGGAAGCTTTATTACATTCTCCCGCACTCCGCCAAGAACTCCATACCCTTTCCCGTCAACTACACAATCGTCTCTCCGCAGAAGATCGTAAAGCCATACAAGAAAAAGATCATACAAGATTGGCTTGCCTCCTTGGGACATCGGAAAGCAAAGCAAAAGAAATTGCACAGACTGTCAAGAACACCAGAGACGCACAATGTCAAATCCGCAACTTGAAAGTTAGCCGTTCCTCATCGCTGGCTCTTACCGGCTAA